The following are from one region of the Bradyrhizobium sediminis genome:
- a CDS encoding 5-formyltetrahydrofolate cyclo-ligase codes for MPTERSKADLRTAALAKRDALSDKKRDAAAKAIAKRGLPIEIAPGTIVSGYSPIRGEIDPAPLMRKLAAEGVLLALPAIVARGKSLAFRAWSPDDRLMLGPLGIPEPSPAAAEVVPDIMLVPLAAFDRLGHRIGYGGGYYDYTLAHLRKAKAITGIGLAFAVQEIEAVPALSHDVALDYVLTETRVFDFRST; via the coding sequence TTGCCGACAGAGCGATCGAAGGCCGATCTCCGCACCGCAGCTCTCGCCAAGCGCGACGCGCTGAGCGACAAGAAACGCGACGCCGCGGCAAAGGCCATCGCCAAACGCGGGCTGCCGATCGAGATCGCGCCCGGCACGATCGTCTCGGGCTATTCGCCGATCCGCGGCGAGATCGATCCCGCTCCCCTGATGCGGAAGCTGGCCGCAGAGGGAGTGCTGCTGGCGCTGCCGGCGATCGTCGCGCGCGGCAAGTCGCTGGCCTTTCGTGCCTGGTCTCCCGACGACCGGCTGATGCTCGGACCGCTCGGCATCCCTGAGCCGTCGCCCGCCGCCGCCGAAGTCGTTCCCGACATCATGCTGGTGCCGCTGGCCGCCTTCGACCGGTTGGGACATCGCATCGGCTATGGCGGCGGATATTACGACTACACCCTGGCGCATTTGCGCAAGGCGAAAGCCATCACGGGCATCGGTCTCGCCTTCGCCGTGCAGGAAATCGAGGCGGTGCCGGCGTTGTCGCACGACGTGGCGCTGGATTATGTGCTAACGGAAACGCGAGTGTTCGATTTCCGGAGTACATAA
- a CDS encoding IS110 family transposase: MLLDHPSDEPTAIRTHIGAIFVSLELSRSNWLVTSLSPGKGEKMSKRSVAAGHVAELLALFAELKRKAEVRTGQSYPIITIQEAGLDGFWLHRVLQQEGIESHVVDPASIATPRRRRRAKTDRLDGETLLRALLAYKRGEPRVCAMVVAPSPEEEDRRRLCRERRTLIEERVTHVNRIKGLLFAQGISDYGPLRRDRRARLEALRTGDGRELPSHLKAQIGRELDRIELLLDQIKSVEAAQEALLAAARMPASEKAAPDPVTMLLALKGVGANFAAVLWSEAFYRQFANRRQVAAYAGLAATPWQSGRIRHEQGVSKAGNPRLRTTMIQLAWLWVRHQPQSALTRWFKERSPQGRKRAIVALARKLLVALWKYVTQGVILEEAVMKPAA; encoded by the coding sequence ATGTTGCTCGATCATCCTTCCGACGAACCGACCGCTATCCGCACGCATATTGGCGCAATTTTTGTGTCGTTGGAACTGAGCCGTTCGAATTGGCTGGTGACGTCGCTGTCGCCGGGCAAAGGCGAAAAGATGTCCAAGCGCAGCGTCGCAGCTGGCCATGTGGCCGAGCTTTTGGCGCTGTTTGCGGAGCTCAAGCGCAAGGCGGAGGTCCGGACCGGCCAAAGCTATCCGATCATCACGATCCAGGAGGCCGGGCTGGATGGGTTCTGGCTCCACCGCGTTCTGCAACAGGAGGGGATCGAGAGCCACGTGGTCGATCCCGCTTCGATCGCGACGCCGCGGCGGCGCAGGCGGGCCAAGACGGACAGGCTCGACGGCGAGACGCTGCTGCGGGCGCTTCTGGCCTACAAGCGCGGCGAGCCGCGGGTCTGCGCGATGGTGGTTGCGCCCTCGCCCGAGGAGGAGGATCGCCGGAGGCTCTGCCGCGAACGGCGGACATTGATCGAGGAGCGCGTCACGCATGTGAACCGGATCAAGGGGCTTCTGTTCGCGCAGGGGATATCCGACTACGGACCGCTGCGGCGCGACCGGCGGGCGCGGCTTGAAGCGTTGCGCACCGGAGATGGACGGGAGCTGCCGTCGCATCTGAAGGCTCAGATCGGCCGCGAGCTCGATCGGATCGAGCTGCTTCTGGACCAGATCAAGTCGGTCGAGGCCGCGCAGGAAGCCCTGCTGGCGGCGGCGAGAATGCCTGCAAGCGAGAAGGCCGCGCCGGACCCGGTCACGATGCTGCTCGCCTTGAAGGGAGTGGGCGCCAACTTCGCCGCCGTGCTCTGGTCGGAGGCGTTCTATCGGCAGTTCGCCAACCGCCGCCAGGTCGCCGCCTATGCGGGCCTTGCGGCAACGCCCTGGCAAAGCGGACGCATCCGACACGAGCAAGGCGTGTCGAAGGCCGGCAATCCCAGGCTGCGGACCACGATGATCCAGCTCGCCTGGCTGTGGGTACGTCACCAGCCGCAGTCGGCCCTGACGCGCTGGTTCAAGGAGCGAAGCCCGCAAGGCCGCAAGCGCGCGATCGTGGCGCTGGCGCGCAAGCTTCTCGTGGCGTTGTGGAAGTATGTCACCCAGGGCGTCATCCTCGAGGAGGCCGTGATGAAGCCCGCCGCCTGA
- a CDS encoding DUF4164 domain-containing protein, protein MSDRPANGAGHAEPVFADIDAATRRLMSALDALESAVERRREADRDENELAARIQALGADRSRLADELDGSLVKSRRLERANREIADRLDAAISTIRTVLDPGEDG, encoded by the coding sequence ATGAGCGATCGTCCCGCCAATGGCGCTGGCCACGCCGAGCCGGTCTTCGCCGATATCGACGCCGCGACGCGGCGGCTGATGTCGGCGCTCGATGCGTTGGAGAGTGCGGTCGAACGCCGGCGCGAAGCCGACCGTGACGAGAACGAGTTGGCGGCCCGGATTCAGGCGCTCGGCGCCGACCGGTCCCGGCTTGCCGACGAACTCGACGGATCGCTGGTGAAGTCGCGCCGGCTGGAGCGCGCCAATCGCGAGATCGCCGACCGGCTGGATGCGGCGATCAGCACCATCCGCACCGTACTCGATCCCGGAGAAGACGGATGA
- a CDS encoding cell division protein ZapA — MSHINVTINGRQYRMACEEGQEVRLLKLAESLESRIQSLRGKFGEIGDARLTVMAALTVCDELLDSGQRIRNLEEELDALRGVRVAAADRAKATQIAVANALNSAAERIEKTTQILNRTIGGGVAIG, encoded by the coding sequence ATGAGCCATATCAACGTCACCATCAACGGCCGGCAATACCGGATGGCCTGCGAGGAAGGCCAGGAGGTGCGGCTCCTGAAGCTCGCCGAGAGTCTGGAATCGCGGATCCAGAGCCTGCGCGGCAAGTTTGGCGAGATTGGTGACGCGCGCCTGACCGTGATGGCGGCGCTGACGGTATGCGACGAATTGCTCGACTCCGGCCAGCGCATCCGCAACCTCGAGGAAGAACTCGACGCCTTGCGCGGCGTCCGCGTCGCGGCGGCCGATCGCGCCAAGGCGACGCAGATCGCGGTGGCCAATGCGCTGAACTCCGCGGCCGAACGCATCGAGAAGACCACCCAGATCCTCAACCGCACCATCGGCGGCGGCGTCGCGATCGGGTAG